From a region of the Pradoshia eiseniae genome:
- a CDS encoding SDR family NAD(P)-dependent oxidoreductase, which yields MNQAVVITGAATGLGRATALKLAGEGYRLVLVDFNEEAGKQTAEDAKALGAEAIFVRADVSNEEDVKKYVEEAKSAFGTIDAFLNNAGIMVPFRLLHEYDVEEYDRIMNINVKGAFLGIKYVIPVMLENGGGTIVNTVSSNSFKPTAYNGVYAATKHALAGLTKSIGQDYQDKGIYAVGVAPNNMKTTISKNASVTMNQEIGAAIHATTPPNIAATAEEVAEAMAFAMKNGKLLTGSIINCAGGQILQ from the coding sequence GTGAATCAAGCAGTAGTCATTACAGGTGCGGCAACAGGTCTTGGGAGAGCCACGGCTTTAAAGCTGGCTGGAGAAGGATATCGATTAGTTTTGGTAGATTTCAATGAGGAAGCAGGAAAACAAACAGCCGAGGATGCGAAAGCATTGGGAGCGGAAGCGATTTTTGTCCGTGCGGATGTATCGAATGAAGAAGATGTGAAAAAGTATGTAGAAGAAGCGAAATCGGCATTTGGAACGATTGATGCATTCCTGAATAATGCTGGAATCATGGTTCCTTTTCGTCTCTTGCATGAGTATGATGTAGAGGAATATGATCGTATCATGAACATTAATGTAAAGGGAGCATTCTTAGGTATAAAATATGTCATACCTGTCATGCTGGAGAATGGCGGAGGGACAATCGTCAATACAGTGTCCTCCAATTCGTTCAAACCAACGGCCTATAACGGCGTCTATGCAGCGACTAAGCATGCTCTGGCAGGATTGACCAAATCGATCGGCCAAGATTATCAGGATAAAGGAATTTATGCTGTAGGGGTTGCTCCAAATAATATGAAAACAACGATTTCTAAGAATGCGAGTGTCACAATGAATCAAGAGATTGGTGCGGCAATTCATGCCACTACACCACCAAATATAGCCGCAACAGCGGAAGAAGTAGCAGAGGCGATGGCGTTTGCCATGAAGAATGGAAAGCTGCTCACAGGCTCAATTATTAACTGTGCAGGAGGACAAATCCTCCAATAG